The proteins below come from a single Pedobacter aquae genomic window:
- a CDS encoding carboxypeptidase-like regulatory domain-containing protein, with the protein MKHVLTLLCLLFFSRYTAMAQGTAISGTIKNKNGDPLAGAIITVEPSSITTQADANGNFSIRTTQTEVSVSITMLSFQKQEFRLKTPFPERLNITLLEDPKQLQEVVISSGYQQLNKERATGAFEQFNTELLERNVSSGILERLDGLNATTLFDKRSFNINAPQGDANILIRG; encoded by the coding sequence ATGAAACATGTATTAACGCTCTTATGCTTGCTTTTCTTTAGTCGCTATACGGCTATGGCCCAAGGAACAGCCATTAGCGGAACCATAAAAAATAAAAATGGCGATCCCCTTGCTGGAGCCATCATCACTGTAGAGCCCTCATCCATAACAACCCAAGCAGATGCCAATGGTAATTTCAGCATCAGAACAACACAAACTGAAGTGAGCGTTAGCATCACCATGCTATCCTTCCAAAAGCAAGAATTTAGGCTCAAAACGCCTTTTCCAGAACGATTGAACATTACCTTATTGGAAGACCCTAAGCAATTGCAAGAAGTAGTCATCTCATCAGGTTACCAGCAGCTCAATAAGGAAAGAGCAACAGGAGCATTTGAGCAATTCAATACCGAGCTGTTGGAAAGAAATGTGAGCAGTGGTATTTTAGAAAGATTAGACGGCCTCAATGCTACTACTTTATTTGATAAACGTTCTTTTAATATTAACGCTCCACAAGGTGATGCTAATATCCTTATCAGGGGGTAA
- a CDS encoding reverse transcriptase domain-containing protein yields MSEISKEELKEAYIKLKSHIYYDTTELYQRRKLAEFETGLLDDDYLFGQKKTPYANGIFNLNVKLEDKFDKIVEWINNHKKESTFEQFLDDIKLIYLPKKFKKTDNGDNFLSNQRVQDHYEVERVTVFADIPIELHLVTILWLTQYGYKLDVKLDESCVGNRLILNKSKDRIVKGSGLFKPYFSQYQKWRDQSVEEAQRKLQSGSKVAFINLDLKDYFYSVRINFEEIEKVIFGESGYKGGSNIHDIFKEFHFRFTKKLAEKKYPNKFIENILTRDVVLPIGIASSYVLANYYLNDFDIRIRKLIPQVYYSRYVDDILIVIENPDFDFHKNEKCESVRFSFKKYYEKEKSKEKVTFAQTEEDYFNKYIVSKTERFILETLYPLVKLIDFPDELKTIEVNDKVECCSVKNEKKIFKITCLEGAYFQGDKTLLYYFDNEESTAVIDKLKQELEERTSEFRDFPEDGMGDGSFDEQAYHLVFDGTEGKIRTLKDYKENRYGLSVFLANRIFAALRRSKKVDKKETEKLLKLFKGLNNLEHFRLWEKVFTFLLVNEDQEGFVLFYKHTLEQIQKLNKTTKIQDSEITYNNVANSLMQYFDISLEMPLALNPDFIKKGTKPYKDLEIFHNTYKDDVSFWNNITLTKPGSFYIYKFRMCNLIRHNYVAHPLLNYTKASGWSPLNLVDRNLPTSQKSIDKLEFSDEKKELSPRLVKFWECCIAITTNKLLKNSKDFIVGDERYQYTSILNDSKKDEDFILDEAFKLYSEINASHFTSDSPDISDFFTRVHKNITQLNGENEVEINELHINTNERFIEKPSISIANTQVKISNIESSIKGKPNLSNQRYLTFAKLLKDSRKGGADIFVLPEFSVPYEFVSSLAKYSEKNQMAIIAGLEHWKVEDVCYNFIVSIVPVKINGVNDAIVLYRLKNHYAHVEELIIRGYGYRVPKPKPYRYDLINWRNLYFTSYYCFELADTFHRSIFRSKIDLLIASEWNKDTPYFSNIVEALSRDLHCYIAQVNTSQFGDSRLTQPAESALKDLMKLKGGKNDTIILEDLNINALREFQLKYFERIKADQDDSFKPLPPDWNRKDVNNRIDNKNIFSKDKHDDE; encoded by the coding sequence ATGTCAGAAATATCAAAAGAAGAACTTAAAGAAGCTTACATAAAACTCAAATCACATATTTACTATGATACGACAGAATTATATCAACGAAGAAAATTAGCTGAATTTGAAACAGGTTTACTTGATGATGATTATTTATTTGGTCAAAAGAAAACACCATATGCTAATGGTATTTTTAATCTCAATGTTAAGCTGGAAGATAAATTTGATAAAATTGTTGAATGGATAAACAATCACAAGAAGGAAAGCACATTTGAACAATTTCTTGACGATATCAAACTAATTTACCTCCCAAAGAAATTTAAAAAAACAGATAATGGAGATAATTTTCTTAGCAATCAGAGAGTTCAAGATCATTATGAAGTTGAAAGGGTCACCGTATTTGCTGACATACCAATCGAATTACATCTTGTAACAATTTTATGGTTGACACAGTATGGTTATAAATTAGATGTAAAACTTGACGAAAGTTGTGTTGGCAATAGATTAATACTAAATAAATCGAAAGATAGAATTGTAAAAGGAAGCGGTTTATTTAAGCCCTATTTTAGTCAATATCAAAAATGGAGAGACCAATCTGTTGAGGAAGCCCAAAGAAAGTTACAAAGTGGAAGTAAAGTAGCCTTTATTAATCTTGACCTCAAGGATTATTTCTATTCAGTCCGTATAAATTTTGAAGAAATTGAGAAAGTTATATTTGGTGAGTCTGGTTATAAAGGCGGTTCTAACATTCACGATATTTTTAAAGAGTTTCACTTTCGTTTTACTAAAAAATTAGCCGAAAAGAAATACCCCAACAAGTTTATTGAAAATATTCTTACAAGAGATGTGGTACTTCCAATTGGTATTGCTTCATCCTATGTCCTTGCCAATTATTACTTAAACGATTTTGATATTAGAATCAGAAAGTTAATCCCTCAAGTTTATTATAGTCGTTACGTTGACGATATTCTTATTGTTATTGAAAATCCCGACTTTGATTTTCATAAAAATGAAAAATGCGAAAGTGTAAGATTTAGTTTCAAAAAATACTATGAAAAAGAAAAGAGTAAAGAGAAAGTAACTTTTGCACAAACAGAGGAAGATTATTTCAATAAATACATCGTTTCAAAAACAGAAAGATTTATCTTAGAAACCCTATACCCATTGGTGAAATTGATTGACTTTCCTGATGAATTGAAAACCATAGAAGTCAATGATAAGGTAGAATGTTGTTCAGTAAAAAATGAAAAAAAGATTTTTAAAATCACTTGCTTGGAAGGAGCATATTTTCAAGGGGATAAAACATTATTGTATTACTTCGATAATGAAGAATCAACTGCAGTTATTGATAAATTAAAGCAAGAGTTAGAAGAGCGTACAAGTGAATTTAGAGATTTTCCTGAAGATGGAATGGGTGATGGTTCTTTTGACGAGCAGGCATATCATTTAGTTTTTGATGGAACGGAAGGCAAAATACGAACACTAAAAGATTACAAGGAAAATCGTTACGGATTAAGCGTTTTCTTAGCTAATAGAATATTTGCAGCACTTCGAAGGTCAAAAAAGGTTGACAAAAAGGAAACTGAAAAGCTATTGAAACTTTTTAAAGGGTTAAATAATTTAGAACATTTCAGACTTTGGGAAAAAGTATTTACATTTCTTCTAGTTAATGAAGACCAGGAAGGCTTCGTATTGTTTTATAAACACACTCTTGAGCAGATTCAAAAACTTAATAAAACTACTAAGATTCAAGATTCAGAAATCACTTACAATAATGTAGCAAATTCTTTAATGCAGTATTTTGACATTTCATTAGAAATGCCTTTAGCACTAAATCCTGATTTTATTAAAAAAGGTACTAAGCCATATAAAGACCTTGAAATATTCCATAACACTTACAAGGATGATGTAAGTTTTTGGAATAACATAACTTTGACCAAACCTGGTTCATTTTACATTTACAAATTTCGTATGTGTAATTTAATTAGACATAATTATGTGGCGCATCCATTATTAAACTATACAAAAGCTTCTGGTTGGTCACCATTAAATTTAGTTGACCGAAACTTACCAACTTCACAAAAGTCAATTGATAAATTAGAATTTTCTGACGAAAAAAAGGAGCTTTCACCTCGTCTTGTAAAGTTTTGGGAATGTTGCATTGCAATAACTACAAATAAATTGCTTAAAAATTCAAAAGATTTTATTGTGGGCGATGAAAGATACCAATATACAAGCATATTAAACGACAGTAAGAAAGATGAAGATTTTATTCTAGATGAAGCATTCAAACTATATTCAGAAATTAATGCTTCGCACTTTACTTCAGACTCTCCAGACATAAGTGACTTCTTTACACGTGTACACAAGAATATTACGCAACTTAATGGAGAAAATGAAGTTGAAATAAATGAATTACATATCAATACTAATGAACGGTTTATCGAAAAACCTTCAATTTCAATAGCAAATACTCAAGTCAAAATATCAAATATTGAATCCAGCATTAAGGGTAAACCTAACTTAAGTAATCAACGATATTTGACCTTTGCAAAACTTTTAAAGGATTCAAGAAAAGGAGGAGCAGATATTTTTGTTCTTCCTGAGTTTTCTGTTCCTTATGAATTTGTATCAAGTCTTGCAAAATATAGCGAGAAGAATCAAATGGCCATTATTGCAGGTCTAGAACATTGGAAAGTTGAAGACGTTTGTTATAACTTCATTGTTTCAATAGTTCCTGTAAAAATTAATGGTGTAAATGATGCTATTGTATTATATCGTCTTAAAAACCATTATGCACATGTCGAAGAGTTAATTATTAGAGGTTATGGGTACAGAGTGCCAAAACCAAAACCATATCGTTACGACTTGATAAATTGGCGAAATTTATATTTTACTTCTTATTACTGTTTTGAACTTGCGGATACCTTTCATAGAAGTATTTTTCGTTCAAAGATTGACTTGTTAATTGCATCAGAATGGAATAAAGACACTCCTTACTTTTCAAACATTGTGGAAGCACTTTCAAGAGATTTACATTGCTATATTGCACAAGTTAATACGAGTCAATTCGGCGACTCTCGTTTGACACAACCAGCAGAATCAGCGCTTAAAGACTTAATGAAGTTGAAAGGCGGTAAAAATGATACTATTATACTTGAGGACCTAAACATCAATGCCCTAAGAGAATTTCAACTCAAATATTTTGAAAGAATCAAAGCAGACCAAGACGATTCATTTAAACCTTTACCGCCTGACTGGAATAGAAAAGATGTTAACAATCGCATTGACAATAAAAACATATTTTCGAAGGATAAGCATGATGATGAATAG
- a CDS encoding TlpA family protein disulfide reductase: MNDKHRIGYLWPFFRRYNLIKLLVLLLVVVSYSKKAKAQQALAKASTLPQQEITLLSNPASSISFPEKKKPCLLVFWNASCKTTQKQMQLLDSLQEQFSGQLHILTVTAEEGEIAKQWLQKSQIKLNLPIAAAHNNLKQYFPHQLHPHVVWLNQEGQFQATSALDYVTAAHLKTFITGKMPLIPQKEDRIDFKPGKSTLLREKLKSYSMVAPYLPGVEPAFKVWKDSNTVYTQVINFSSYTLYLMAINKFLGYPANQIIWEVADRNHYQFPKEKINQDSWKRAHSYCYESAMPLHLPASARLDKMRQDLNTALNVDVRLEQRKTKVWRLHALGAIQASAGGKAYNNFEQDTALKQMRNAGLEALLYELNQREENLPFIDETAFSGKLDLDLYLPKGFIDSQALIIALRKYHIGMEQVEREIPFLVFTESNYLTNHLNP; this comes from the coding sequence ATGAACGATAAACATCGTATAGGATACCTATGGCCTTTTTTTAGGAGGTACAACCTTATTAAACTGCTTGTATTACTGCTAGTTGTGGTATCATACAGCAAAAAAGCCAAAGCCCAGCAAGCTTTAGCCAAAGCCAGTACTTTACCACAGCAAGAAATAACCTTACTATCAAACCCAGCCAGTAGCATAAGCTTTCCAGAAAAGAAGAAACCCTGTCTACTGGTGTTTTGGAATGCCAGCTGCAAAACTACCCAAAAGCAAATGCAGCTTTTAGATAGCCTGCAAGAGCAGTTTAGCGGGCAGCTACATATCTTAACAGTTACAGCAGAAGAGGGCGAGATAGCAAAGCAATGGCTTCAAAAAAGCCAAATCAAGTTAAACCTTCCTATTGCAGCAGCACATAATAACTTAAAGCAATACTTTCCGCATCAATTACACCCTCATGTAGTATGGCTTAATCAAGAAGGGCAGTTTCAGGCAACAAGTGCTTTAGATTATGTTACAGCAGCACATCTAAAAACTTTTATAACAGGTAAAATGCCCTTAATACCTCAAAAAGAAGACCGTATAGATTTTAAACCCGGTAAAAGTACTTTATTAAGAGAAAAGCTTAAAAGCTACAGCATGGTAGCGCCATACTTGCCAGGTGTAGAGCCAGCCTTTAAAGTCTGGAAGGATAGCAACACCGTATATACACAGGTCATCAATTTCAGCAGCTATACTTTATACCTGATGGCTATCAATAAATTCTTGGGCTATCCAGCCAACCAAATCATTTGGGAGGTAGCAGATAGAAATCATTATCAATTCCCTAAAGAGAAAATCAATCAAGATAGCTGGAAAAGAGCCCATAGCTATTGCTATGAATCGGCCATGCCTTTACACCTGCCCGCAAGTGCCCGGCTAGATAAAATGCGACAAGATTTAAACACCGCATTAAATGTTGATGTAAGGCTAGAACAGCGTAAAACCAAAGTTTGGCGCTTACATGCCTTAGGAGCAATTCAAGCTTCGGCAGGCGGCAAAGCTTATAATAATTTTGAGCAAGACACAGCCCTAAAACAAATGCGAAATGCTGGTTTAGAAGCCTTGCTTTACGAATTAAACCAGCGGGAAGAAAATCTACCTTTTATAGATGAAACCGCTTTTAGTGGCAAATTAGACCTAGACCTTTACCTACCTAAAGGTTTTATAGATAGTCAGGCATTGATAATAGCCTTAAGGAAATACCATATCGGTATGGAACAGGTAGAAAGAGAAATTCCATTTCTGGTATTTACAGAATCCAACTATTTAACAAATCACCTAAACCCATAA
- a CDS encoding helix-turn-helix domain-containing protein, which produces MIQKDTTEIKRKFGEKIQQMRKKKNLTLRKVAQNCDLDDSNISKIENGKFDVRLSTIFELAKGLGVEAKELVDFNA; this is translated from the coding sequence ATGATTCAAAAAGATACTACAGAAATTAAGAGAAAGTTTGGTGAAAAAATCCAGCAAATGAGAAAAAAGAAGAATTTAACGCTCCGTAAGGTTGCTCAAAATTGTGATTTAGATGATAGTAATATTTCTAAAATAGAGAACGGAAAGTTCGATGTTAGATTATCCACTATTTTTGAGTTAGCAAAAGGTTTAGGTGTAGAAGCTAAAGAATTAGTAGACTTTAATGCTTGA
- a CDS encoding type I restriction endonuclease subunit R, translated as MTFTSEAAFEAALIQALSNKGWEKEVLKRPTEKDLLKNWANILFENNRAKDRLNDFPLTEGEMQQILEQINALRTPLKLNGFINGKTVSIKRDNPDDTLHFGKEVSLKIYDRLEIAAGQSRYQIAQQPVFPTKSKILNDRRGDLMLLINGMPLIHIELKKNGVSVSQACHQIEKYSRGGVFSGLFSLVQIFVAMEPKETVYFANPGPDGKFNKDFYFNWADFNNEPINDWSDIASSLLFIPMAHQLIGFYTVADSNDGVLKVMRSYQYFAANAISDKVAKTDWKSKHALGGFIWHTTGSGKTMTSFKSAQLIANSQDADKVIFLMDRIELGTQSLKEYRGFANENEDVQATENTGVLVTKLKSDDPANTLIVTSIQKMSNIKDEDVGLNAHDILLMNKKRIVFIVDECHRSTFGDMLITIKDTFSSAIFFGFTGTPIQDENQKKLNTTSTVFGDELHRYSIADGIRDKNVLGFDPYKILTYRDRDLRLAVALEKARANNEVEALADPRKASVFNKYMNRVRMAGHFETSGRYVRGIEDYLPTAQYDRDEHFEKVVEDILSNWIVLSQNGKFHAIFATSSIADAIHYYCLFKVKNPHLKITALFDPHIDNNGNAAYKEDGLVEIMTDYNERYEQDFRLANHAKFKKDIAARLAHKEPYLRIETTPEKQIDLLIVVDQMLTGFDSKWINTLYMDKVLQYENIIQAFSRTNRLFGPDKPFGTIRYYRMPHTMERNINDAIKLYSGDKPIGLFVEHLDVNLYSMNYVFGEIQNLFITAGIDNFERLPDNLSEIGRFAILFKTFNNYLEAAKIQGFNWNKSTYSFGKGKDKVTIQMALNENTYLILALRYKELFNTGGGGGGGDVPFEIEGYLTEIDTDKIDSDYMNSRFDKFIKELKKGDVDPTELQNTLDELYKSFATLTQEEQKYANLFIRDVQTGVANLESGKTFREYITEYEFNAKNDQIKIISTLFGLDESKLRLLMSSGLTEANINEYGRFDELKNTVDKYKAKSYFEKVEGNTIPAFKVNIRVHNLLQKFIIEGGFDIE; from the coding sequence ATGACATTTACATCAGAAGCCGCATTTGAAGCCGCATTGATACAAGCTCTTTCTAATAAGGGTTGGGAAAAAGAAGTTTTGAAACGTCCTACTGAAAAAGACTTGTTGAAAAACTGGGCTAATATACTTTTTGAGAACAACAGAGCCAAAGACCGTTTAAATGACTTCCCATTGACCGAAGGGGAAATGCAACAAATATTGGAGCAGATAAATGCTTTACGAACTCCATTAAAATTAAACGGCTTTATTAATGGCAAAACAGTTTCGATAAAAAGAGATAACCCTGATGATACATTGCACTTTGGTAAAGAAGTAAGTTTAAAAATTTATGACCGATTAGAAATTGCAGCAGGGCAAAGCCGTTACCAAATTGCCCAACAACCTGTTTTCCCAACCAAGTCAAAAATATTAAACGACAGACGTGGCGACTTAATGCTTTTAATCAATGGAATGCCATTGATTCATATTGAATTAAAAAAGAACGGAGTTTCAGTAAGTCAGGCTTGCCATCAAATTGAAAAGTATTCACGAGGCGGAGTTTTTTCAGGCTTGTTTTCACTCGTTCAGATTTTTGTAGCAATGGAGCCAAAAGAAACGGTTTATTTCGCCAACCCTGGACCAGATGGCAAATTCAATAAAGACTTTTATTTCAATTGGGCAGACTTCAATAATGAGCCTATAAATGATTGGAGTGATATTGCTTCTTCGTTATTGTTTATTCCAATGGCTCACCAGTTAATCGGTTTCTATACCGTAGCAGATAGTAACGATGGCGTTTTGAAAGTCATGCGGAGTTATCAATACTTTGCAGCCAATGCCATATCGGATAAAGTGGCCAAAACAGATTGGAAAAGCAAACACGCTTTAGGCGGTTTCATTTGGCACACCACAGGTTCGGGTAAAACCATGACCAGTTTTAAATCTGCCCAACTCATTGCTAATTCGCAAGATGCAGACAAGGTGATTTTCTTAATGGATAGGATTGAACTCGGCACACAATCCTTGAAAGAATACCGTGGTTTCGCAAACGAAAATGAAGATGTGCAAGCAACGGAAAATACTGGCGTTTTGGTTACGAAACTTAAAAGTGATGACCCTGCAAATACCCTCATTGTTACGTCTATTCAAAAAATGAGCAACATCAAAGATGAAGATGTTGGACTAAATGCTCACGACATTCTACTCATGAACAAAAAGAGAATTGTTTTTATTGTAGATGAATGTCACCGTTCTACTTTCGGTGATATGCTTATCACGATTAAAGATACATTCTCATCTGCTATATTCTTTGGTTTTACAGGTACTCCAATTCAAGATGAAAATCAAAAGAAATTAAACACTACATCCACCGTTTTTGGTGATGAACTGCACAGATATAGCATTGCAGATGGTATTCGAGATAAAAACGTTTTGGGTTTTGATCCATATAAAATCCTTACATATAGAGACCGTGATTTGCGATTAGCTGTTGCTTTGGAAAAAGCAAGAGCCAACAATGAAGTAGAAGCATTGGCAGACCCAAGAAAAGCAAGCGTATTTAATAAATACATGAATAGAGTAAGAATGGCAGGGCATTTTGAAACTTCGGGTCGTTACGTTCGGGGTATTGAAGATTATTTGCCAACTGCGCAATATGACCGTGATGAGCATTTTGAAAAAGTAGTTGAAGATATTTTGAGTAATTGGATTGTGCTAAGCCAAAACGGAAAATTCCACGCCATTTTTGCCACAAGTAGTATTGCTGATGCAATCCATTATTACTGTCTTTTCAAGGTAAAAAATCCGCACTTAAAAATCACCGCATTATTTGATCCACACATTGACAATAATGGGAATGCAGCCTACAAAGAGGACGGTCTTGTAGAAATAATGACCGATTACAATGAACGCTATGAGCAAGATTTTAGGTTAGCCAATCATGCCAAATTCAAAAAAGATATTGCGGCAAGACTGGCACACAAAGAGCCTTATTTAAGAATTGAAACAACTCCCGAAAAGCAAATTGATTTATTGATTGTAGTTGACCAAATGCTTACAGGCTTTGACTCCAAATGGATTAATACACTTTACATGGATAAAGTGCTTCAATATGAAAATATCATTCAAGCATTTTCAAGAACCAATCGCCTTTTTGGACCTGATAAACCGTTTGGAACAATTCGCTACTATCGAATGCCACATACAATGGAACGCAACATCAATGATGCGATTAAACTGTACTCCGGCGACAAGCCAATCGGACTTTTTGTTGAGCATTTAGATGTCAATCTCTATTCGATGAATTACGTTTTCGGCGAAATTCAAAACTTATTCATAACAGCAGGAATTGATAATTTCGAGAGACTTCCTGATAATTTATCAGAAATAGGTCGATTTGCTATACTTTTTAAGACGTTCAATAATTATTTAGAAGCAGCAAAAATTCAAGGCTTCAATTGGAACAAATCAACCTACAGTTTTGGAAAAGGAAAAGATAAGGTAACCATTCAAATGGCTTTGAATGAAAATACCTATTTGATACTAGCGCTTCGTTACAAAGAACTATTTAATACAGGTGGTGGCGGTGGTGGCGGTGATGTGCCTTTTGAAATTGAAGGTTATTTGACCGAGATAGATACCGACAAAATAGATTCAGATTATATGAACTCTCGTTTTGACAAGTTTATCAAAGAACTTAAAAAAGGAGATGTTGACCCAACAGAATTACAAAACACGTTGGACGAATTGTATAAATCATTCGCTACTCTGACACAAGAAGAACAGAAATACGCAAACCTTTTTATTCGAGATGTTCAAACAGGTGTTGCAAATCTTGAAAGCGGAAAAACTTTTAGAGAATATATAACAGAATATGAGTTCAACGCAAAGAATGACCAAATAAAGATAATCTCAACACTATTCGGACTAGATGAATCAAAACTTCGATTACTCATGTCATCTGGCTTAACAGAAGCAAATATCAACGAATACGGACGTTTCGATGAGTTGAAAAACACGGTTGACAAGTACAAAGCAAAATCATATTTTGAAAAAGTAGAAGGGAATACTATTCCTGCTTTTAAAGTAAATATCAGAGTTCACAATCTATTACAAAAGTTTATAATTGAAGGTGGTTTTGATATTGAATAA